GCCACTAAGTTTACCGAGGTGGGCTATGTGGGTAAGGAAGTAGATAGCATTATCCGCGATCTTACTGATATTGCGGTGAAAATGACTCGCGAACAACAAATGAAAAAATATCAGTATAAAGCAGAAGAAGCGGCGGAAGAGCGCGTACTAGATGCGTTATTACCTAACCCTCGCAATAATTTTGGCGAGCCAGAAAAAGCCGATAATAGTAACAGCCGACAAATTTTTCGTAAAAAACTGCGTGAAGGTCAGTTAGACGATAAAGAAATTGAGATAGATGTGGCCGCTCCACAAATGGGTGTGGAGATCATGGCGCCTCCTGGCATGGAAGAAATGACTAACCAGCTGCAAGGTATGTTTCAAAATCTAGCCGCCGGTCACACCAGCAAGCCGCGTAAGATGAAAATCAAAGAAGCGCTAAAGCTGTTAATAGAAGAAGAAGCTTCAAAACAGCTCAACCCAGAAGAGCTGAAAGAGCAAGCGATTCATGCGGTGGAAAACCATGGCATCGTCTTTATCGACGAGTTTGATAAAATCTGTAAGCGAGGCGAAAGCTCAGGTCCTGATGTGTCTCGTGAGGGGGTACAACGCGACCTGCTGCCCTTAATTGAAGGTTCTTCAATCAACACCAAGCATGGCATGGTGCGTACCGATCACATGCTGTTTATTGCTTCCGGCGCTTTCCAAGTGGCTAAACCCTCGGATCTCATTCCTGAGTTACAAGGCCGACTGCCTATTCGAGTTGAGCTTAGCTCGCTAAACACCGACGATTTTGAACGTATCCTCACTGAGCCTAACGCCTCGTTAACCGAGCAATATAAGGCGTTGTTGGCTACCGAAAACGTAACCGTAGACTTTACTAAAGCTGGTATTCGCCGCTTAGCAGAAGCTGCGTGGCGCGTAAATGAGCGCACCGAGAACATAGGCGCACGTCGCTTACATACCATTATGGAGCGCTTACTGGATGAGCTTTCCTTTGAGGCGTCAGATAAGTCAGGTGAAAGTATTGTTATCGATGAACACTATGTGGATCACTACTTAGAAGACTTAGTCGAAGATGAAGATCTAAGCCGTTATATTCTCTAATCTTCTGCCCTCGGTTTGCGACAATTTCCAAGCAGTAAGTCGCAATTGTCCTCGGCATTAAGCAAGGTGCGCGCGTACTAACACGATTATGATTGAAAAGTGCTCCCGCCCCTTTATACTTGATGCTATCTGGTTTCAAAATGTGGCTGACTTCATGGAATATAATACTTCAGAACTTTGTGATACCTATATCGATATGGTGGATGTGGTTGAACCCATGTTCTCCAGTTTTGGTGGGCGCAACTCTTTTGGCGGCTCTATCACTACCATCAAGTGCTTTGAGGCTAATGGCTTGATTAGCGATACCGTGAAAGAAGATGGCCAAGGCCGCGTCTTACTGATCGATGGTGGGGGTTCTTTACGTCGTGCCTTGATTGATGCCGACATTGCTGAAACCGCAACTGATAATGGTTGGGAAGGTATTATTTGCTACGGCTGTGTGCGTGAAGTCGATGCCCTTGAGGAGCTAGATATTGGCATTCAAGCGCTGGCTTCTATTCCTGTTGGCGCCGAGGAAAACGACATTGGTGAGCTACAGGTGCCGGTTAACTTCGGTGGCGTTACTTTCTTACCCGCAGATTATGTCTATGCCGACACCACAGGCGTTATCTTATCGCCAGAGCCGCTCGATATTGAAGATGAAGGCGACTACGACGGTGATTTTACTGAAGACGAGGCTAGCGATCAGTGATAGTGTCACTGAGCAAAATAGAAAAAGGCCAACCTCAGGGTTGGCCTTTTTGTATGTCATTATAAGGAAGTTGAGAGATAAGGATCTGCTAGGTGATAACGCCACTCACTTTACCCTTTACGCCTCATGACACAATTAAGCGTTTTCTTCAACTTGATCAATCTTACCCAGTAATACGCGTAATCTATCTTGCCACGCTTCATGCTGCTGCTTAAGCTGCTGATTGTCTTGCTCAAACTGAGCCTGATTTTGTTTTAATTGCTGGTTTTCTTCACCCAATTTTGTGTTGAGCTCTTTTAGCTCTTCCACTTCCATTTGCAACAAATCAATCGTGTCTACGGCCGACAGTATTTTGGCTTCCAGTTTCTCTAATACATCAAAAGACATGCATTCACCCCTAAAAATCACAGTTATCAGGCCAAGCGGCCGCTACTAGCAAAGAGGATACAGCGCCCCTTGCTTGACAACAAGTAGGCAGCACCTTTGCAACGCAGATAAGGTAAATTTAACCCCCATTGCGTCAATAAAAGTCTAAATATTTTGGTTCATATCAAAAGAGGGCATAGCTGAACACGGGCGTCCTACAACGCGTGCCGGTACGCCTGCCACTGTGGTATGAGGCGGTACCGACTCTAGCACCACACTGCCCGAGCCCACTTTAGCGCCGCACCCTACTTCAATATTACCTAAAATTTTCGCCCCCGCGCCTATCATAACGCCTTGGCGGATTTTAGGGTGGCGATCGCCACCCGTCTTACCGGTGCCACCTAAGGTGACACTTTGTAAAATAGAGACATCATCTTCAATCACCGCAGTTTCGCCCACTACGATGCCAGTGGCATGATCAAACATAATGCCCTTACCAATGCGCGCCGCTGGATGCACATCCACGCCAAACACTACCGAGATTTGGTTTTGCAAATAGGTAGCCAGCGCACGGCGGCCGTGGCGCCATAGCCAGTTAGCAATACGATACCCTTGCAGCGCATGAAAACCTTTCAGATAAAGTAGTGGCGTAGAAAATAAGTCTACGGCGGGGTCTCGCTCTTGTACTGCACAGATATCGGTGGCAACAATATCGAGAATGCAAGGTTCAGAGTCCACTACTGACTCTATCACTTCGCGCAGGCTAATAGCCGGCATCACTGAACTCTCAAGTTTATTGGCTAAAATGAAGCTTAGCGAGCACTTGAGTGTGTCGTGGTTAAGAATGGTCGAATAGTAAAAGCTACCTAACATGGGCTCTTCTGCAATCATCCAGCGAGCTTCTTCGCGGATGCGCAACCAAGTACTAGCTTGAATGCCGTCTTCCATGGGTTAAACCTTGTCTACTGTAAAAAAAGAAGTATTCATTACTCTGGAACCGAGGGCAGGACCGATAATGGGTCCATATGAATAATGATATCGGTATAAGCAAACAGCTGTTCCAGCTGCTCTTCTACCTGTAATGCAATGTGATGTGCCTGCACTAAGGGTAAATGATCATCTAGTTCAAGATGCAGTTGAATAAATCGCGTCGCGCCCGATTGCCGAGTGCGTAAATTATGTAAGCCCTGCACGCCAGCAACGCCTAGGCAAACTTCGATAATGCGCCTTTGTTCAGCATCGGGCAACTGATGATCTAACAACATCTGAATAGCATCATACCCAATTTTAAGTGCGCCTTTAAGGATATAGCCGCCAATTAATAGCGCAAATAACCCATCGGCCCAATGAAAGCCCTGCCAAGCTAACCCAATAGCCACTAAGACGCCGATATTTAATAAAATATCCGATCTGTAATGCAGTTGATCGGCGCGGATCGCCACTGAGTTGGTTTGTTTTATGACATAGCTTTGGTATAGCACCAATAACAAGGTGACCAATATCGAAAATAAGACCACCCCTATGCCCATGCCCGCATGGCTGACGGTTTGGGTATTAACCAGGCGAGAAATACCCGTGATCATTAAAAAAATGGCCGAGGCACTAATAAAGGCAGACTGAGCTAACCCCGCTAATGATTCGGCCTTACCGTGACCAAAGCTATGCTCTTTATCGGCGGGGACCAGCGCATAGCGAATCGCTATCAAGTTAATAAAAGAAGCGCTAATATCGAGTAAAGAGTCAGTTAACGAAGCCAGCATACTGGCGGAGTCGGTATAAAACCACGCTAGCAACTTAGTGAGGATCATCAAGCCCGCAGCCAGCATGGCGGCCTTGGCTGCACGGGTGACTAGTCGTTCATAGCGGGTTTGCTCGGTGCTTGACACCGTTATCTTGTTCACCGTCCACCTCTTATCTCGCACTATCGCTTAATAGCTATTGTCCGCCAGCAAAGTCCAATTGGCGCCACGCTTCGTAGCTGATAATGGCCACCGCATTCGATAAATTCAAGCTGCGGCTATCGGCTTGCATAGGAATGCGAATTCTAAACTCAGGCGCAATACCATTAAGTACGGTATCAGGCAAACCGCGAGTTTCAGGACCAAACAACAACACATCTTGTGCTTGAAAGTGTGCTTTATGATGGGCTTGGCTGCCTTTAGTAGTACAGGCAAAAAGACGCTTGCCCTTCACTGCCACTAAGAAGTCGTCATAGTTTTTATGAATGGAGATACGGCCAAAATCTGCATAGTCCAAGCCCGCACGGCGCAGGCGTTTTTCTTCTAACTGAAACCCCATGGGCTCAATTAAATGCAAATGACAGCCATTGTTGCGCGCTAAACGCATAATATTACCGGTATTGGGTGCAATTTCAGGTTCATAGAGCGCAATCTCGAACATGGTTTTCTCTTATTAAATAAGGCCGTAATGGCATAAATGGGGCAACAGCGCCAAGCAGAGACAGATTTTACGCCTCACCTTAACTAATTTATACCTTGCTTTGACAAGGAATAAACTGAGCGCTGCGCTCAAGATGCCACCACATACCGCCCAGCGTGATGCCGCGAGCCAACATAAAGCATACCATCGCCAGCCATAAACCATGATTACCAAGTGCTTGGCTTACATACCACACGGGGAAAAACACACCCGCAGTAGACACTAGCATCATGTCGCGCATTTGAGTGCCTCTAGTGGTGCCAATAAAAATACCATCTAAAATAAAGCACCAGCATGCAGCAATCGGCATTAGAACTAACCAAGGCAAATAACGCACCGCTTGCTCACGTACCGCTTCAATAGTGGTAATTAAACCAATGAGTGAGGTGCCAGCCAGCGCAAAAATTAGCATAAAAAGGAGTCCCACTAGGGCCCCCCAAAAGAGATTTAAGGCGCAGGCTAAGCGAAACTCTTGGCGGTTTCTCGCGCCTACCGCTTTGCCTACCATGGCCTCTACTGCATAGGCAAAGCCATCTAGGCCAAAGGAGATAAACATTAAAAAGTTCATTAATACCGCATTGGCTGCTAGTACGTCATCCCCTAATCGAGCGCCTTGAAACGTCATAAATGCGAAAGTCAGCTGCAAGCATAACGCGCGTAAAAAAATATCGCGATTAAGACCAATTAATTGCTTAAAAGCACCGCGCTTAAAACAGCTCGCCCAAAAGCCTATTGCTGGCCAAATATTGCGTTTTTTTAAAGTATGCCACACTAAGTAAGCGCCCAAGACTGTGGCCATATAATCCGCTAACACCGAGGCCGCTGCTGCGCCTTTTACTTGCCAACCCAGCCCCAATACAAACCAAATATCGAGCACTATATTAAGCGCATTCCCCAAGATCAGGAGCAGCATAGGCGCGCGTGCATTTTGATTACCCAACAACCAGCCTAATAACACTAAGTTAGTGAGCGCCGCCGGCGCACTCCAAATGCGCACTAAGACATAATCTCGAGCATAATGCTGCACTAAATCACTGCCCCCCATCAGCCAAAGCGCCAGCTCTGTGAGAGGATATTGTAACGCTAGGATCAGTAGCGCTAAACCCCAAGCAAGCGCGAGCGCGCGTGCTAACACCTGCAATAAAGCAAGGTTGTCTCCTGCACCATAAGCTTGTGCGGTAAGACCGGTGGTCGACATTCGCAAAAAGCCTAATAACCAAAAAATGAGGCTAATAATAGTGGCGCCCACCGCCACCCCACCTAAGTAATAGGCTTTATCTAAATGGCCAATTACCACTGTGTCTACCAAGCCTAATAATGGCACCGTAATATTGGACACTACCATGGGCAAGGCGAGCGCAAACACCTGACGGTGGCGAGCGAGATTAAAAAAAGAGGCAGGCATCATAAATTCTTAATCAAAGACATTGAGATAAAAAGAAAACGCAGCCCATCCAGTATTAAGATGAGCTGCGCTTGCTTGAGCTTTAAAAGAGGGAAGCCGGATTATGCTTAAGGCTTAACCGCGCCAGCGCGCTAAAATACTGGAGAAGTTTTTAACGAGCTCAGGCCCATTAACTAACGGCATTTCTGTTTTCTCATCAAAGTCGGGTCTAAAAGCGGCATGTAGCTCCCCTTTCGGGTTAACCAATGCGATCGAGGCAGAATGATCCACTAAGTAATTTTCTTCTTCTTTATCGAAAATGCCATAAATTAAGCCTAACTGCTGCACAACAGGCATTAGTTGCTCATGTTCGGCAGTCACCGCAATAAAGTTAGGATTAAAGTATTCGGTATAGACTTTTAAGCGCTCAGGCGTATCGCGCGCCGGATCTGCCGATACAAAAATCACTTGTACTTTATCGCTTAATTTAGCCAACTCGGGATAAACACGCGATAAGTCCGATAAGGTAGTAGGGCAAATATCGGGACAATAGGTGTAACCAACAAAGACTAAGCTCCAGTGATCACTAAAATTTTGCTCGGTGAAAGGCTCACCTTCACCATCGATTAAGTCTACTTGCGTTAAGGGCTCTCGCTCGGGGTAAACCACGACCGCATCGGTTAAGCTATTTTTTTTATCGGCATACCAAGCACCGCCCGCTAAGGTGCCTACCAGCAATAGCAACATTGCTAACAGCCATATCCATCGATTAGTTTTAGCCATAATTTATCCAATGATCCGCTAATTTCAGCACCCTGAGGTGGCTAATTGAAAAAGTTGCAACAGTGTAGTGCGCTTTATCTAGAAGGTCTAAACTTCAGCTGCCAGCCTAATGCAAAAGCTAACTAAGGTCGAGCGAGCATAGCAAGATAAACAAGTGGAAAAACAAGTCACTAGCAGAGATTAACAGTGCGCAAGCAAAATAGCCGGGCTGCAGATAACGGACATAAAAAAGCGCAAGCCAAGCTCACGCTAATTTATCTAACATCCGTTCTTTAAAAGTCTGAGTTGCGTATTACACCTACCGCTAGGCCTTCAATAATTAACTCTTGAGTACGCAGATCCACTTCAATAGGACTAAGCTCTTCGTTTTCAGGCAATAAGCTAACTTGAGTCCCTTTGCGCTGGAAGCGTTTTACCGTCACTTCATCACCTAGGCGCGCTACCACCACTTGACCATTACGCGCTTCTTGGGTTTTATGCACTGCTAATAAGTCGCCGTCCATAATACCGATGTTTTTCATACTCATGCCTTGCACGCGTAGTAAAAAATCAGCAGCGGGATGAAATAGCGACGGATCTAATTGGTAATGACTTTCAATATGTTGTTGCGCCAAGATGGGTTCACCGGCCGCTACTTGGCCAATTAAGGGTAAGCCCGTCTCTTCTGGCTCTTCTTCTACTAAGCGTATGCCACGAGAGGTGCCAGGCATCATAGTAATGGCGCCCTTTTTGGCCAGTGCTTTAAGGTGTTCTTCGGCGGCATTGGCCGATTTAAAGCCTAAAATAGTGGCGATTTCGGCACGCGTGGGCGGCATGCCGGTTTGTTGAATATTGTCTTTAATAATCTCCAGTACCTGAGACTGGCGAAGCGTGAGCGCTTTCATAAGGCACCTGTTTTTATATACAGTTAACTGTCAGTATATCCAGTAAATATAACAGCGCAAGCATAAAATCCGGTGACCACTTAAAGCAAGGTCAGCACGATGCCGACAAAAATCACCATGCCGACTGAATTATTATTTAAAAAGGCGCTAAAGCATAAATCTCGCTCACGATCTGCTATCTGTTTTTGCTGAAAGACAAATAAGGCCGCCGCGCCTAACAGACTCCAATAAAACCACGCGCCCAGCGCAAAGCTCTGCCCCGCTGCGACTAAAAGTACTAAGGTTAATAACTGTAAAACGCCCACAATAAGCTTGTCGTGTTTACCAAACAAAATGGCCGTGGACTTCACTCCTATCTTGAGGTCGTCATCTCTATCAACCATGGCATACATAGTGTCATAGGCGATAGTCCAGGTGAGATTAGCAGCAAATAATAACCAAAGGCCCAGTGGCAAACTGTTGCTTTGCGCCGCAAACGCCATGGGAATCGCCCAGGAAAAGGCAATCCCTAAAAATAACTGTGGCAAATGAGTATAGCGCTTCATAAAAGGATAAAGTGCAGCCCAACCAAGCCCCGCCACAGATAATAAAATAGTGAGCTTATTGGTGGTAAGCACTAATAGGAAAGACACCACCACTAGCAAGGCAAAACAGCCAAGCGCTTGGCGTTCACTAAGCTCACCGGTGACTAAGGGACGGCCCACGGTGCGTTTAACATGGCCATCAATATGACGATCCGCATAGTCGTTGATCACACAGCCTGCGGAGCGCATTGAAAACACGCCAATTACAAACACACACACTAACCACCATGAAGGGCGACCAGCGCCAGCAATCCACAGTGCCCATAAAGTAGGCCATAGCAGCAACAAGGTGCCAATAGGCTTATCAAGCCGAGCCAGTGCCATATAAGCACGCCATTGAGGACGATTAGTAGTTGTAGTCATTATTATTACTCTTGGTAAGCACACACAACAGGTAAAAAAAGTTCAGTCACTAGTACTTGTGCCTTAGGGATAGCAAGCACCGAGCGCCGAGCCCACAACAAGTCCTCTGGCATAGGCTGGGTTAAAGGAATGATGTGGCTATGGGATTGGATAAGGCTCTGGTATTCAGCCCTCGCAAGTGCTGCGTATTCAAAGGGGCTGCGCGTGAGTGTGGGATCATCAAACATAAGCTCGCCTAAGGCTTTATTACCTAAGCCACCGAGTGCTGGCACCGCATTAAGAGCGGCGGCTGAATATAAAGAACTGGCATAAATCCACGGTTTATTATCACACCATAATAGCACTTCTCGACAATAGCCGGCGGGGCTTCCTAGCCACTTTGCTTGGCTGCGAGTCAAAGTGATAGCGCGCGTCTTGAGCAGTTGTACTTTAAATTCATGGCAATGGGCTCGTAAACGCACCGTTAGCGAGCCGGCATCTTGTAACCAATCGATAAGAGCTGCGTTATCTACAGTGGCGTGAGCTTGCCAGTGCCAATGCGCATCATTACTGTGCTTCACGCGTTTTTCCTAGCTGTGATGTAGCAAGATGTCATGCTAAATGGCAGTTTTAGTTCTAAAAAACACGTATTCACTTGACCGACCCACACTTTGTTTAAACAATAGTCATCTTATTTTATAAAAAAGGCTCACGATGTTTCGCATACTAGCCCTGTGTCTCTTGTTCAGCGCAGCTTCGCTGCAGGCTCAAGAAGCCGTTCCAGAAGGCCCTTTATACTACACCATAGAGCCTGACATTATTACTAACTACCATAACTCGGGACAAACCTTAGGTTATATTCGGGTAACGGTAGATTTAATGTTAGAAAGTGCCGATAAAATGCCGTTAGTAGAGCAGCATATTCCTTTGCTACGAGATGCATTAAACAGTTTATTAGCAGAGCAAGATCAACAAGAAATTCGCTCCCTAGCCCTGCGCGAGCAACTCGCTGCTAAAGGCTTACAGCGACTTAATGACCTACTGCTTGCAGAAACTGGCGAAACGCCAATTCGTCGACTGTTATTTACCAAATTTTTATATCAATAGCGGTGTCGGAGCTGGCGATCTACTACGGCCTGCAATAAGCCAATCAGGCCGCCGCCTAAATGCGCAAGGTTGGCCACATTACCCAACACGCCAGCAAAGCCAAGGATGAGCCACACTAACATTAAAACGGCCATGCCATCGGGTAAGCTCATCCGCCCGCCAGGATTTAGACGCCCAGATAACCACACATAAGCCAGCAGCGCATAAACCACGCCCGATAAGCCGCCAAAGTAGGGACCACTGGCAAAAAATTGCATAAAATTAGGCAAGATGCCAGCCACTAGCAAGATTAAAATTAAGCGACCCGCGCCCCACTCGCGCTCTACCATGCTGGCTAAATACCACCACCAAAACAGATTAAATACTAAGTGCATCAAGCTAAAGTGCAATAATGCCGGTGTAAAAGCGCGCCAAAAATTCACTCCCACTAACTGACTTAACTGTGCAGGAAAAGACAACCAGGCCAACACCGGGGCGCCCAGCTGTGCCAAACCATAGATCAATACACAACTCAGCAGCACGATAAGATTAACGGGGCCCGTACGCTTGGCGAGTTGAGCCAAGTTTTGTTTACTCGCCGCTTGGCTAGCAAATTTAATATGAGTATCACCGTGTAACCAAGCAGCTTCTTGATAGCGAGGGTGAAACGGCTCTTTAAGAAAACGAGCCACTTCGGGTTCTGCATCTGCAAACCGATGTTCATCTATTAGCCAAATACTCACTCGATGAGCATCGTCTAGGGTTTGTTCGCAGGCTAAACCTTGCGCGGTTAAATAGTCCACAAACGCTTGTGCGCGCCGCGCATCCTCAACTACCAATAGCAATTTCATTAGGCGGCAACCACAGGCTGAGTACGGCGCCACGCCTCAAAGCCGCCATCTAAGCTATAAACTTGGTCAAAGCCTTGTTCAATTAAATATTGCGCTGCACCTTGGCTACTGACGCCGTGATAACACATCACAATAATCGGCGTTTCATAATCTACTTCATTCGTGAACGCCACTAAGGTGTCGTTTGTTAAATGGTAAGACTCAGGTACATGGGCTTGGGCAAAAGATTGGGGATCCCGCGTATCCACTAAGCGTGCTTCGCCTTGGGCAAGTAATTGCTGCGCCTGTTCTACCGATATATGAGCAAATTGCTCCATGACTAACTCCTCTTAATAAATTTCTTCCAGTTTACCCAATCTCCTCTTTCTTAGCATTAGTCACAGTACTCTTGCAGTCTTAGCCGCCTAGATATGCTTGGCGTACTTGCTCATTCACTAATAAAGCGCGCCCAGAGTCAGCTAAAATAATGCGGCCGTTTTCTAATACATAGCCACGATCTGCTAGTTGCAGCGCTTGATTGGCGTTTTGTTCTACTAAGAAAATGGTCATACCTTTTTCTGCACGCAGCTGCGCTATGGTGGCAAATATTTGATTAATAATTATCGGCGCTAAGCCCAGTGAAGGTTCATCTAACAATAATAAGCGCGGTTTACTCATGAGTGCGCGGCTAATAGCGAGCATTTGTTGCTCGCCGCCAGACAAGGTGCCGGCTCTTTGTTGCATGCGCTCTTTAAGGCGTGGGAATAAATCATAGACTTCTTTTAACAGGGCACTATGTTCATGTTTATCCACAAAAAAAGCGCCCATATAAAGATTTTCCTCTACCGTTAAGCGGGCAAATATACGCCGCCCTTCTGGCACAATCGCAATATCTTTGCGCATAATACTGGCGGTGTCTAAGTCAGTTAAGTCTTGGCCCTCAAATACCACGCGCCCTTGACTGGGTTTAGGATCACCGCAAATGGTCATCATTAAGCTGGTTTTACCAGCGCCATTGGCACCAATTAAGGTCACTATTTCGCCCTGATCTATATGCACAGTCACATCGTGTAGCGCCTGGATTTTGCCATAGCCCGCATTTATATTATCCACATGCAGCATACTGCGCCCTCTCCCTAACAGCGTTATTCTGACCTAAAGTTAGTGGTGCTCAACATCGCCAAGATAGGCATTAATGACGTCTTTATTACTGCGCACTTGCTCAGACGTGCCTTGGGCTAAAGGGCGGCCCTGATTCACCACATAAATATAATCAGAAATGCCCATCACTAGTTTCATATCATGCTCAATCAATAAAATGCTCACCCCTTCGTTATCCCGTAGGTCACAAATTAAATGATTAAGCTCATGGGTTTCATTAGGATTCAAACCCGCCGCTGGCTCATCGAGCATAAGTAATTGTGGGCGCGTCGCCATACAGCGAGCAATTTCTAAGCGGCGCTGTTGGCCATAGGATAAATTATCTGCGCTGCGATTCGCTACGCAGGTAAGCTGTACTTTTTCTAACCAATAATGAGCCAGCTCTAGGCCTTGGCGCTCGGCGCGACGAAAAGCAGGAGTTTTAAATAGCCCTGCGAGAAAGTGAGTATTTAAATGGCGATGCTGGGCGACTAAGAGATTTTCTAGCACCGTCATTTCTTTAAATAACCGCACATGCTGAAAAGTGCGCACCATCCCTAAGCGAGCAATTTTAAAGCCCGGCATGCCAGAAATAAGCTGCTCTTTAAACCTCACTTGTCCGCCACTGGCTCGATAAAAACCAGACAAACAATTAAAAATAGTGGTTTTCCCAGCTCCATTGGGCCCAATAATAGACACCACCTGCTGTGGTTTAACCGTCAATGCAACGTTATCTACGGCCACTAAACCACCAAAGCGCATGCTTAAATCAGATACCTGCAATAAGGCGCTCATGATTTTAGCTCCAGATGAGGGCGGTGCATCGGCAATAAGCCTTGGGGGCGCCAAATCATCATTAACACCATCAGCAAGCCAAATAATAACATTCGGTATTCATTAAACTCTCGGGTGAGCTCCGGCAATATGGTCATCACAATAGCGGCTAATACCACGCCCACTTGGGAGCCCATGCCACCTAATACCACAATGGCTAAAATAATCGCCGACTCAATGAACACAAACGACTCGGGGCTAATAAAACCTTGGCGCGCGGCAAAAAAACTGCCAGCAAAACCGGCAAAGGCCGCGCCTATGGTAAAAGCACTCAGTTTAATTAAAGTGGGATTTAAGCCTAATGAACGACAGGCAATTTCATCTTCACGCAGGGCTTCCCACGCCCGACCAATTGGCATACGCAATAGGCGATTAATAACAAATAAGGTCAGGAGCACTAATAACAGCGCCAGCAAATATAAGAAAATTACTTTATGGTTAGAGTTATAGGCAATATTAAAAAACTCATGAAAAGTATTATCGCCTCGGCGATCAAACTGTAAACCAAATAAAGTCGGTTTAGGAATGCCTGCAATACCGTTTGGCCCACCGGTAATTTCCGTCATATTATTCAGTAAAATTCGAATAATCTCGCCAAAGCCTAAGGTAACAATGGCCAAATAATCGCCCCGTAGGCGCAGCACGGGAAAGCCTAATAAAAAGCCAAACAAGGCGGCCATCGCGCCTGAGATAAATAAACAGCTCCAAAAATCTAAGCCAAAATAAGCATTTAATAAGGCGTAGCTGTAGGCACCTACCGCATAAAAGGCCACATAACCTAAGTCCAATAAGCCCGCCAGCCCTACTACCACGTTTAAACCAAGACCTAACATCACATAAATAAGGGTTAAGGTGGCTAAATCTACGGCACCGCGTGAGCCCATAAATGGCCAAATTAATAACGTCGCTAACACTAAGGCACTCAGCAGCCGATAGGCGCCAGGTTTCTCTTCGGGTGCCGGCAGCGCAAACTGACCTTTTCGATCTAATAACAGGCGTAGCCAATGGCGTAACTTAGTGTGAAATAACTGCGCGACAAACACTAAGGCCATGCCCAGCGCCAGCCATTGCCAAGTGGCATCTAGACGGTTCGTGACCACCAACTGGGTACCGGCCGTTTCAAGACGAAAGCCCAGTAGCCAGCCGGCTAATAATAAAAATAAGCCACTGGCTAGCACCGCAGAT
This genomic window from Oceanisphaera avium contains:
- the livG gene encoding high-affinity branched-chain amino acid ABC transporter ATP-binding protein LivG; amino-acid sequence: MSALLQVSDLSMRFGGLVAVDNVALTVKPQQVVSIIGPNGAGKTTIFNCLSGFYRASGGQVRFKEQLISGMPGFKIARLGMVRTFQHVRLFKEMTVLENLLVAQHRHLNTHFLAGLFKTPAFRRAERQGLELAHYWLEKVQLTCVANRSADNLSYGQQRRLEIARCMATRPQLLMLDEPAAGLNPNETHELNHLICDLRDNEGVSILLIEHDMKLVMGISDYIYVVNQGRPLAQGTSEQVRSNKDVINAYLGDVEHH
- a CDS encoding high-affinity branched-chain amino acid ABC transporter permease LivM, with the protein product MNSLKSAVLASGLFLLLAGWLLGFRLETAGTQLVVTNRLDATWQWLALGMALVFVAQLFHTKLRHWLRLLLDRKGQFALPAPEEKPGAYRLLSALVLATLLIWPFMGSRGAVDLATLTLIYVMLGLGLNVVVGLAGLLDLGYVAFYAVGAYSYALLNAYFGLDFWSCLFISGAMAALFGFLLGFPVLRLRGDYLAIVTLGFGEIIRILLNNMTEITGGPNGIAGIPKPTLFGLQFDRRGDNTFHEFFNIAYNSNHKVIFLYLLALLLVLLTLFVINRLLRMPIGRAWEALREDEIACRSLGLNPTLIKLSAFTIGAAFAGFAGSFFAARQGFISPESFVFIESAIILAIVVLGGMGSQVGVVLAAIVMTILPELTREFNEYRMLLFGLLMVLMMIWRPQGLLPMHRPHLELKS